A genome region from Haliotis asinina isolate JCU_RB_2024 chromosome 11, JCU_Hal_asi_v2, whole genome shotgun sequence includes the following:
- the LOC137255908 gene encoding ferroportin-like — MADANKCWWPRWCVRQTNMYIYSSHFLSSWGDHMWIFGSGLLLVEILPESLQLTAIYGLSVGIAVLLLGALIGDWVDRTGRLRAVQTALILQKTFIVLSVATVCGYLWYRDTTDEPMEGWKRNLCYGVIILFAVLGNLAQVARVITIERDWVVEICGGDSDMLASMTATLRRIDLGTMVVAPIVTGQIMTQFGLKVSGVFIGVWNAVSVFFGYYLMWKVYQTVPSLRKDKKLWKGKGLGSTTIHEDSHIRLSDVTAYPKLNCNEPLVTDNAKALDDPTMPPLAEAEIDVTDEDSTCLSRFFYSFLVMYRGMRTYKRYDVFRAGLALGFLYLTVLGFDGVTVGYIYTQGVSESTLGLLMGGAALNGVFGTMAYPVIRRRIGIVRTGLVALGAQWIFLTLCVLSIVLPGSPFDPYYWSRSPDDLAKIDNCTYVNTSVPLGVGLFNVTGDGHGDACDGMEATPMSVISICVFMTGIIGNRFGVWMADLTITQLFLETVAESERGVVNGVQSSINMLMDMLKFALVVALPRPPLFGFLAMISFCSVTTADVLYASYSRKTRGHLFHFTDCGRPEKKTRARQNNIKSAFA, encoded by the exons ATGGCCGACGCAAACAAATGTT GGTGGCCGAGATGGTGCGTGCGTCAGACAAACATGTATATCTACAGCAGCCATTTCCTGTCTTCATGG GGAGATCACATGTGGATATTTGGGTCTGGTCTGCTCCTGGTGGAGATCCTGCCCGAGTCCCTTCAGCTGACGGCTATCTACGGCCTGAGCGTGGGCATCGCGGTGCTACTGTTAGGGGCGCTGATAGGAGATTGGGTCGACAGGACAGGGAGACTTCGAG CTGTCCAGACAGCGCTGATTCTTCAGAAAACGTTCATTGTCCTGTCTGTGGCGACTGTCTGTGGCTATCTGTGGTACAGAGACACAACTGACGAACCTATGGAGGGTTGGAAGCGCAATCTCTGTTATGGGGTTATTATCCTCTTCGCGGTCCTGGGTAATCTGGCCCAGGTTGCACGAGTGATTACCATAGAAAGAGACTGGGTCGTGGAGATCTGTGGTGGAGACAGCGATATGCTGGCCA GTATGACTGCAACATTGCGAAGGATCGATCTGGGAACTATGGTCGTGGCTCCGATCGTCACGGGTCAGATTATGACTCAGTTCGGGCTGAAGGTCTCGGGTGTGTTCATCGGGGTGTGGAACGCGGTCTCGGTCTTCTTCGGCTATTATCTCATGTGGAAGGTGTACCAGACCGTGCCGTCTCTCAGGAAAGATAAGAAACTCTGGAAAGGAAAAG GCCTCGGTTCCACAACTATCCATGAAGACAGTCATATAAGGTTGTCCGACGTCACAGCATACCCTAAATTGAACTGTAACGAACCTCTGGTGACAGACAACGCAAAGGCGTTGGATGACCCAACAATGCCACCACTTGCTGAAGCGGAGATTGACGTCACTGATGAAGACTCAACCTGCTTGAGCCGCTTCTTCTATAGCTTCTTAGTGATGTACAGGGGGATGCGAACCTACAAGAGATATGACGTCTTCAGGGCGGGCTTGGCACTGGGGTTCCTCTACCTGACTGTTCTAGGCTTTGACGGGGTCACAGTAG GTTACATATACACACAGGGTGTGTCCGAATCCACCCTGGGGCTGCTGATGGGCGGGGCAGCCCTTAATGGTGTCTTCGGTACCATGGCCTACCCAGTGATCAGACGTCGAATTGGCATCGTTAGAACAGGACTCGTTGCCTTAGGAGCTCAGTGGATCTTCTTAACATTGTGTGTACTTTCTATCGTTCTGCCCGGAAGTCCCTTTGATCCTTACTACTGGTCAAGGTCACCGGATGACCTTGCCAAGATCGACAACTGCACCTACGTCAACACTTCCGTTCCGCTAGGGGTTGGGTTGTTCAACGTCACCGGTGATGGACATGGGGATGCCTGTGATGGAATGGAAGCGACGCCAATGTCAGTCATCTCCATCTGTGTGTTTATGACTGGTATCATTGGAAACAGATTCG GGGTGTGGATGGCGGACTTAACAATTACCCAGCTGTTTCTTGAGACGGTGGCAGAATCCGAAAGGGGCGTGGTTAACGGAGTACAGTCGTCAATCAACATGCTGATGGACATGTTGAAATTTGCCCTGGTGGTCGCTTTGCCCCGCCCACCCCTCTTCGGTTTCCTGGCGATGATCTCGTTTTGTTCCGTCACCACAGCCGATGTACTGTATGCATCTTACTCAAGAAAAACCAGAGGTCATCTCTTCCACTTTACTGATTGTGGGAGGCCAGAAAAGAAGACTAGAGCTCGACAGAATAACATAAAATCAGCTTTTGCCTAG
- the LOC137256088 gene encoding ferroportin-like, producing MANEKDMRKVSEETGLVTGRVKSVLTSTSFLVYFSHFLSTWGDQMWWFGTGLFLIELSPNSLQLTASYGLSTGLSILLLGALIGDWVDKTARLKAAQVSLVLQNLFVALCAIAVCVHLSYSDQITTLWHGWLKQVSFVTIILFAILADLSSTARMIVIERDWIVEICGNDVDSLAEMTATLRRIDLAATILAPVVTGEIMYFTQLRNGAIFMAVWNLSTVFLEYFLLWKVYVTVPALQNAKFGKKGMNHDAEKGYFTGKDTEVGPSVDISKSMQNGTVIRKELLEKEPNGTAVQCQVKKQGQKMVEETPLCFRGAFGPFITLYTGWRTFMQYDVASAGLGLAMLYLTVLGFDNITTGYAYTQGVSEGALGLATATGAVVGIIGTLIYPVMRRRIGLERTGLFAMSSQIACLMLCVVSVWTPGSPFEPWYFLERPVLPNVTEINSTFTVTSNVNGYVSTVSPRVTSGGEDPPITTDVVSVTLLMAGIVTARFGLWIADLTITQLFLEHVAENERGIVNGVQNSLNRLADMLKFALVVSFPQTEVFGYLVIISFMCVLIGDVMYMTYSRQARGHLFPFHNLFRRDKAKDERLRSVSP from the exons ATGGCGAATGAAAAAGATATGCGGAAGGTGTCAGAAGAGACTGGACTCGTGACAG GCCGTGTGAAAAGTGTTCTGACCAGCACCAGTTTCCTGGTATATTTCAGCCACTTCCTGTCAACATGG GGCGACCAGATGTGGTGGTTCGGTACTGGTTTGTTCCTGATCGAGTTGTCCCCGAACTCCCTACAGCTCACTGCTTCGTACGGCTTGTCAACTGGCTTGTCCATCTTGCTACTGGGTGCCCTGATCGGAGATTGGGTGGACAAGACAGCAAGGCTTAAAG CTGCTCAGGTGTCTCTCGTTCTCCAGAACCTGTTCGTTGCCCTATGTGCTATTGCAGTGTGTGTCCACTTGTCCTACAGTGACCAGATCACCACATTATGGCATGGTTGGCTCAAACAAGTATCTTTCGTTACAATCATTCTTTTCGCAATCCTCGCTGACCTAAGCAGCACTGCCCGGATGATTGTAATCGAGAGGGACTGGATTGTGGAAATATGTGGTAACGACGTGGATAGTTTAGCAG AGATGACAGCAACCTTGAGACGGATCGACCTAGCAGCGACGATACTGGCCCCCGTGGTGACAGGGGAGATAATGTACTTCACCCAGTTGAGGAACGGAGCCATCTTCATGGCTGTCTGGAACCTTAGCACTGTGTTCTTGGAGTACTTCCTGCTATGGAAGGTGTACGTCACGGTGCCGGCACTACAGAATGCCAAATTCGGAAAGAAAG GTATGAACCATGATGCAGAAAAGGGTTACTTTACTGGGAAAGACACCGAGGTTGGCCCATCAGTAGATATATCGAAGTCAATGCAAAATGGCACAGTTATTCGGAAGGAACTCTTGGAGAAAGAACCTAATGGCACGGCTGTTCAATGCCAAGTTAAGAAACAAGGACAAAAAATGGTCGAAGAGACACCCTTGTGTTTTCGGGGAGCGTTTGGTCCTTTCATCACCCTCTACACTGGTTGGAGGACGTTCATGCAGTATGACGTTGCCAGCGCTGGCCTTGGGTTGGCCATGTTGTATCTGACAGTTTTGGGGTTCGACAACATCACCACCG GTTACGCGTATACCCAAGGGGTATCGGAGGGTGCTCTTGGTCTCGCAACGGCAACAGGGGCTGTGGTAGGCATCATTGGGACTCTTATCTACCCCGTTATGCGACGTCGTATCGGACTTGAGAGGACGGGACTGTTTGCTATGAGTTCCCAGATCGCCTGCTTGATGCTGTGTGTGGTATCAGTATGGACACCCGGAAGTCCATTTGAACCCTGGTACTTCTTGGAACGTCCAGTGTTACCTAACGTCACAGAGATTAACTCTACGTTTACCGTCACCAGTAACGTAAATGGTTACGTATCCACTGTGAGCCCAAGGGTTACATCGGGTGGAGAAGATCCACCGATAACTACAGACGTCGTTTCTGTCACGTTACTAATGGCGGGAATTGTTACGGCAAGATTTG GTTTATGGATCGCTGATTTGACGATCACACAGCTGTTTCTTGAACACGTGGCCGAGAATGAAAGGGGTATTGTGAACGGTGTTCAGAACTCACTCAACAGACTCGCAGACATGCTGAAGTTTGCCCTGGTCGTGAGCTTCCCGCAGACTGAAGTGTTTGGTTACCTTGTGATAATATCCTTCATGTGCGTGTTGATCGGTGACGTCATGTACATGACATACTCGAGACAGGCAAGGGGGCACCTGTTCCCATTCCATAACCTGTTTCGTAGAGATAAGGCGAAGGACGAAAGGCTAAGGTCTGTGTCTCCTTGA